Below is a window of Candidatus Parvarchaeota archaeon DNA.
CCTGGTTTCGGACATGCTGGCGACAAACCACGGTGTTTTGATTTTCCCGATTTTCCTCCAGCCGCTTTACTCGCTTGCGGGGCTTCTAAGCAACCTGTTTTAGTCCTTACGGATTTTTCGAATAAGCCTGCTTGCCCAAAGCCTTCCCCTCAAACAAATCCAGGCCTTCCAAAATCGCCCCTGTGCATCCTATTCAGCACGCTGCCAAGTTTATTGTCCCCATTCTCGCTTCTTTGCGCCTTAAGCCTGGCCTCAATGGTCAGAATTTCGTTTTCAAGGCTCTTGATGTCCTTGTCAATCTCTTCAAGAGCCTGAATGCGCTTTTCCACTGAAAGCATAAGGACCCTGTCAATTGCCCTGTAGCCGGTGCTATGCCTCGGCCCGTATTTCCTGCGCAGGTGGAACTCGCTTCTCAAATATGCAGTGGCTGAGAAATACACGGCAAACGGGAGGGACACAGCAAACGCCACGGCTGCAATCGCAGAGCCAGTTGCCGCAAATATAAATCCTGAAGCAAACGCCGCCAATACTGAATTTGTGAACATAATATCATGGCCTTCTTGCTTTGCCTGCATTTTCGGGGAGCTTGCCATTTCAGGGGGCACAAAAGGAATTCCACCTGACACTGTTTCGGATTTTGTTTTTACAGCCTGCAGCAGGCGATGCTTCCAAGGCGTGCCTTCAATCTCCCTAAGGGTCTCATGCAGCCTGCCATTCATTATCGCAACAACAGCTTCCCTGAACACTTCAAAGGCGTCTTTGTTCTTTTTTAGCAACCCAAGCGTCTCGGCATCCTCGTATCTGCATTTATTTAGCATCTTTTGAAAAGTCATCTGTGTAGCTCTCCATGTCGTAGTCAGCATTTTCTGGTAGAAGAAATTTTTCCTGCTTTCGCTAGTCTGCTGCTTTGCCAAAAAAAGTCTCATGCGACCACCCGGGCAGCACTTGCCTACCCGAATACTATATTCCACAAGTTATATTTATACGCATTTTGCCATTTTTCACACATAAGTTGACAACTATGCACTAAAGAAACATGCGCCAGCCCACCCTGTTTATATTTGTTGATTTTGGAAATTTCCCCATGCCATATAATGACAAGCCAGATTCAGAATCGAGCTTCAAGCAAGCGGGCCGCTTTGCCCTGTTCAAACTTAGCGAAAAGCAGAAAGCCAGCCTCATCAACAATTCTGCGGACTTTCCAATCAGTGCAGATAAAAACAGGAAAAAGGCGGCAAGGGAGGCTTCCCTTGAACTAAAAAATGACCCAAGCCTCAAGAAATACAATGGCAGGCTTGAGCTTCTTAAAGCCAGGTTTTCCGAAAAGAACAAGATAAAAGGCATGATAAAAAACTCGGAAATTTTGGCCGCCTTTTCCCGACAGTTTCGCAATTCAGCCAAATTCGTCCCCCTGATAAATATTCTCAAGGTCCGCCCAGCCCGCACGATTTCCGGAGTCAGCCCAATTGCCATAATGACAAATTCCAAATGCCCTCATGGCAGATGCACCTACTGCCCCGCAGGTGAGGGCACTGCCAACTCCTACACTGGCTTTGAGCCTGCGGCAATGAGGGGGCGGCAGTCAGGCTACGACTCATACAAGCAGGTCATCTCACGACTTGGGCAATATGAACACCTGGGGCACGTGACAGACAAGTGCGAGCTAATCATCATGGGCGGCACCTTCAATGCACAACCGCGCGCTTACCAGGAAAACTTCATGAAGCGTGCGTTTGATGCATTCAACGGCAGCGAGTCGGAAAACTTGAAAGCCGCTTTATTGAAAAATGAAAACGCAAAAAACCGCGTAATCGGTGTGACTTTTGAGACAAAGCCCGACTGGGCAAAGTCGCGCCAGGATATTGATTGGCTGCTTGCAATGGGCGCAACTCGCGTGGAGCTTGGCGTGCAAGTGCTTTCTGATGAAATCTACAAAAAGGTAAATCGAGGTCATACACTTTCTGATGTGGTTGAGGCAACGGCAAACCTGAAAAACTCCTGCCTCAAAGTTGGCTACCACATGATGCCTGGGCTTTACCAAACACCGCAAGAAGACATAGCAACCTTCAAGCAGCTTTTTGAAGACGAGCGCTTTAGGCCCGACATGCTAAAAATCTATCCGACCCTTGTCCTCAAGGGAACGAAAATTTATGACGAATACATTAAGGGAAAATATGCGCCATACGACACAAACACCGCAGCGCAAGTCCTTGCAAAAATCCAGCGCGGCTTGCCCCCTTATGTGCGTGTCATGCGCGTCCAGCGCGACATTCCGGCAAACCTGATTGAGGCCGGGGTGAAAAACAGCAATGTGCGCCAAATCGCAGAGGAGCTGATGAAAAAGCGCGGATGGGCTTGCAGGTGCATCAGGTGCAGGGAAATAGGGGTTGCAAACCTATCTGATGGAATAAAATCCGATCTGGAGCGACTTAAGCTAGTCAGGCTGGAGTATATGGCTTCAGGCGGAAAAGAAATTTTTCTTTCATATGAAGACAAAAAATCCGATACACTTGCGGGCTTTATCCGCCTTCGACTACCTTCAGCTCAAGGCATCAAGGCAAATCCGAGGCTTCAGATAAGAGAAAAAACAGCGCTTATCCGTGAGCTTCATGTATATGGCCAGGAAATGGCAATAGGTTCAGGCTCCAAAACCCGTTCCAGTGCGCAACACATCGGGCTTGGCAAAAAACTCCTTCAAGAGGCTGAAAAAATTGCAAGTGAGGAGTTTGACAAGAACAACATGGTAATAATTTCTGGAATAGGGGCGCGCGAGTATTATTACAAGCAAGGGTACAAGCCAGACGGGCCGTATGTTTCACGGCAACTTAGGGCCTGAATCATTTTTCTTTGGACATTCTCCCAAGCTATTTAAACCCCAAATCACAATAGGGAAAGCATGTATTCTCTGAAGCTTGAAAGCCTGTTCAACGCAAACGGGATTAAAATCGGCGACTTGATACGTGTGGCAAAGCAGGGCGCCATTTACGAGGGAATCCTGCTTCCACATGCGCAAATCGGCGACAAAAACTGCGCTGTTGTAAAGCTCAAATCAGGCTACAATGTAGGCATAGAAATAACCGAAGATGCAAAAATCGAGCTTATCAGGCAAGGGCAGGGGGGAGTAATTGCTGCATCGTTAGAGGAGACTTCGGCGCAGCCAAGTGTGCAGGAAAGCTTCATTTCCATCCTTGGCTGCGGGGGCACCATAGCATCAAGGATTGAATACATGACTGGAGCAGTGTTCCCTTCCTTTTCCCCAAGCCAGATAGTTGGCGCTTTTCCGGAGCTAAGCAAGGTCAGCGCAATTCGCTCCAAAAAGCTCTTTTCGCTTCTCTCCGAGGACATCACTGTTTCGCACTGGCAGCAAATTGCAGGCGAGGTCGAGGCACAGATAAATGATGGTACAAATGGCATAGTCCTGATGCACGGGACAGATGTTATTGGCTACACTGCAGCGGCCTTGAGCTTCATGGTCCAAAAGCCGCCAGTTCCGGTGGTGCTTGCAGGCGCACAGCGCTCTTCAGACAGGGGCTCCTCTGACAACAAAATGAATCTTCTCTGCGCAAGCCATCTTGCAAAATCCGACATTGCCCACGTTGGAGTCTGCATGCACGGGACAAGCAATGACAACTATTGCCTGTTCCACTCGGGCACAAATGTCAGGAAAATGCACACATCCAGCCGCGATGCCTTCAAGTCAGTCAACCGCCCCCCGCTTGCAAAAATCAGCTATCCTGACTGCACTATAACGCAAATTAGGGAAGAAGGCGAAGTGCAGACAAGGAGCCAAAACCAGGGCAACACCAAATTTGCCCTTGAGATGAACCCAAATGTCGCACTTGTCTACTCGCACCCCGGCATAAAGCCCGAATTTTTTGAAGGCCTTTCATCTTACGATGGGGTCGTGATTGCTGGAACCGGCATGGGCCATGTCCCGACCAATTCATTCAATGACCCTTCCTGCACATCTGTGGTGCCTGCGATACGCGGGCTTGTGGATTCAGGAGTAGTCGTTGCAATGGCCCCGCAAACAGTTTACGGAAGGCTCAGCATGAACGTGTATACTGCAGGCAGGCTATTGCTTGAGGCTGGCGTTATTGGAAACAACTGCGACTGGCTTGCGGAAACCGCGCTTGTAAAGCTAATGTGGGCATTGGGGCAGACAAAAAACCCCAAAGACGCAAAGGAGCTGATGCTTACAAACATATCAGGCGAGCTGTCCCAAAGGTCAAGAATTGATGAAACTCATAATGCCAGTGAAACTGATTAGGGTTAAAAAGGGTTTGTCAAATGGAAATTTTTAAGTCAGGAATTGAAATACACCAGCGGCTTGCAGGCACAAAGCTGTTTTGCAACTGCCCAAGCAGGCTTGTTGAGCCAGATGCCAAGCCGTCTGCAACCCTGCGCAGGACTTTGCACAAGGTCCAAAGCGAGCTAGGTGCTACGGACAAGGCTGCCGCTTTTGAAGGCTCGCTGAACAAGACTTTCACTTATCAGTGTTTT
It encodes the following:
- a CDS encoding tRNA uridine(34) 5-carboxymethylaminomethyl modification radical SAM/GNAT enzyme Elp3, producing the protein MRQPTLFIFVDFGNFPMPYNDKPDSESSFKQAGRFALFKLSEKQKASLINNSADFPISADKNRKKAAREASLELKNDPSLKKYNGRLELLKARFSEKNKIKGMIKNSEILAAFSRQFRNSAKFVPLINILKVRPARTISGVSPIAIMTNSKCPHGRCTYCPAGEGTANSYTGFEPAAMRGRQSGYDSYKQVISRLGQYEHLGHVTDKCELIIMGGTFNAQPRAYQENFMKRAFDAFNGSESENLKAALLKNENAKNRVIGVTFETKPDWAKSRQDIDWLLAMGATRVELGVQVLSDEIYKKVNRGHTLSDVVEATANLKNSCLKVGYHMMPGLYQTPQEDIATFKQLFEDERFRPDMLKIYPTLVLKGTKIYDEYIKGKYAPYDTNTAAQVLAKIQRGLPPYVRVMRVQRDIPANLIEAGVKNSNVRQIAEELMKKRGWACRCIRCREIGVANLSDGIKSDLERLKLVRLEYMASGGKEIFLSYEDKKSDTLAGFIRLRLPSAQGIKANPRLQIREKTALIRELHVYGQEMAIGSGSKTRSSAQHIGLGKKLLQEAEKIASEEFDKNNMVIISGIGAREYYYKQGYKPDGPYVSRQLRA
- the gatD gene encoding Glu-tRNA(Gln) amidotransferase subunit GatD — its product is MYSLKLESLFNANGIKIGDLIRVAKQGAIYEGILLPHAQIGDKNCAVVKLKSGYNVGIEITEDAKIELIRQGQGGVIAASLEETSAQPSVQESFISILGCGGTIASRIEYMTGAVFPSFSPSQIVGAFPELSKVSAIRSKKLFSLLSEDITVSHWQQIAGEVEAQINDGTNGIVLMHGTDVIGYTAAALSFMVQKPPVPVVLAGAQRSSDRGSSDNKMNLLCASHLAKSDIAHVGVCMHGTSNDNYCLFHSGTNVRKMHTSSRDAFKSVNRPPLAKISYPDCTITQIREEGEVQTRSQNQGNTKFALEMNPNVALVYSHPGIKPEFFEGLSSYDGVVIAGTGMGHVPTNSFNDPSCTSVVPAIRGLVDSGVVVAMAPQTVYGRLSMNVYTAGRLLLEAGVIGNNCDWLAETALVKLMWALGQTKNPKDAKELMLTNISGELSQRSRIDETHNASETD